The DNA sequence TGGAAAGTTCGCGTCCTTCTTCCAGCGCACGCACCTGTTCGAGCGTCAGCGGGTTCCCCTCAATGGCGGTCGAGGCGTGGACGTTGCGGGTCCGGGTGTCTTTTTGCAGGGCGGGAATCCAAGCCAGATCCACCACCGCATTCTGGATGCGCTCACGCAACGCCGCCACCTGCTCGACTTGCGCCAGCAGGGCCGGGGTGATGGTGAACGAAGGGACATAGGCCATGACGGCAGCCTAAGTAAAAGCCGATAATCAGTCAAGTATCAGTCAAGTTATGAGTCAAGCCGAGTTGAAAGTCGGCGCTGGCAGGACGGCGGGATTTAGGATTTCTTCGTCACCTTGCGCGGCGGCACCTTTCCCGGCGGCAGGAAGTTGTCACCCGTCACCACCGATTTGCCGGTTTTCGCCTCCAGCGCCTTGCGCGCCTGCTTGGCGATCGCGCCGCCCTTGGTGGCGGCGTCGGTGTTTTCGGCCAATCCGGTGGCCTCGTCCGTCTCGGCAATCTGGCGTGTCGACAACTCCGCCAGCGCCGTGAAAATCAGTCGGTTACAGTTTGTAACCGACTGACTGCCTTCCTTGACCAGTCGGTTTTTCAGCACCTTCCAATAGTTTCGGGCTGCCTGATAGTCCGGCTGCTGGGTAAGCACCTGCATGATGTCGACCACAGAGAACCACCAAGTCTCGGTTTCCTCGTCATAGACGCGGCGGATGGCTTGAGTCTCGAAGAATGCAGGTTGTACCGACATGGGATGATTCCTTAGAGTTGCCCACTGAAGGCTTGGTGCAGGAGGGATTTTTTCAGGTTGTCGAGGGCGACCAGCTTTTGCTGGTAGAGGGATTCGAGGCGTTGGGTTCTGGCATGGTTCATGGTGCGCCCGGGTTTGCCTTAAAGCACTTAGTTAATTGATATAAAAGCAATTTTTAATGCGTCGCCGGTCAGGCTGGGTTTGCGTTAAAGCACTCTCAAACCCAAAACGGCAGGTAGCGGGCATAGCGGGTCGAGCTGGTTTCCGACTCGTCTGCCTTGATCGCACCTGCGTCCTTGGCCGCACCGATCACCAGCGAAACCGTTGCCGCCTTCGACTCCGGCATGCCGTAGGCCGAAGCGCTCTCGCAGCGACTGGTTCGACATGCGCCGGTTGCTCACATACATCAGGCAGCAATGCTGATAACACGCCCGAACCCGGTCGGTCTTGCTCATCGCAGCAAAGTCCTGATGGGCATTTTGACCTTCACTTCGACTGCTGCCGGTAAAGGTGCGCTCATCACAACACCTCAAACCAACTCTTGATCTTCAACGCCATCAACTTCCGCCGCTCCTCCAGAAACGCGCCAAACTGCTTGATCTCCCCATCCAGTATCGCCGCCGGAATGCAGTTCGCCGCCAGATTGGCCGCCATTTCCACCTTGTCCGTAATCCCGCCGTATTTCTTCGCGCCGCCACTGCACTGCTCCGCCAGTTCCTTGAAGTAGCGGGCCGGCGGTTTGGCGCCGATGGCGATGTTGATTTCGCTCTGGGCGACGACGTAGTTGGCGATCTGGTTATAGGTTCCCTTGGTCAGCTTCTGGTCTTTCAGATACTGGCGTGGATAGACGTGATGCACATCGGCCCGGTTGAGCAGCAGATCGGTCACAGTAATGTCGCGCGACAGGAAGCCCTTGTCGCCCAGCTTGGCCTGCGCAGCCTGGTAGCAGATGAAATACGGGCTGTTGATCGACGAGGTATCCATGAACTGCGGCAACATCCCGGTCCAGAAGCTATCCGGCAGTTCGTTCGGAATCACCGACTCCACAAAGGCCAGCACGCCCCGGCTGTCGACCTGGCGAATGTCAAAATCAAAGGTTGATTCCGGCGACCCGCTGTATCGACCGCGCAGCACCGACATCGCATACCAGCGGCGCACCGCCCGCTCCAGATCGGCCGGCGGGATTCCCTCGGCTCGGCCACGCAGGTAAAGGATATAAGCGAAATTGAGTGCGTTCTGGCTGTTGATCAGCTTGCTGGTAATGAAGCCCGCCGAGCGCAGGATCATCGTAATACGGTCGAAATGTGTCTTGTTGATGAAAGCCAGGATACCGTTCTTCAACTTGCCGAACGACTCCTCGGCAATCGCCTCCTCATACTGCTTGGACTCGAAGTTGCGGCCCGACAGCAGGGCCACCAGGTCCTGCAACTTGCCGCGCCCGAATTCCGAGGTGAAGGCCACCCGCAGCATGTCGGTGTAGCTCGGGTCGTAGATGTCGTCATTCACATCGGCGATCCACTTCATCTTGTCGAAAAACTCCGACTCGACAAACGCTTTGTCGCCCTTCCTGATCTTGCCCAGAAACTCGGGCGCCACGGCCAGATGGCAGAAGTAGTCGATGGCCTTGCGTAGCATGTTGCCGCCAAAGGTCTCATTGACGGCGATCTTCGACATTGCAAAGTCGGCCTGCGAGAGCGGCGACCCGGCCGAATTCACGCGGATGAAGATTTCTGTCACCGTCTCGATGTCGAGGTTCTCCGACAGTTCGATGATGCCGACGTGGTTATGGACGATGCCGCGCAGCTTCTCAATGATTTTGAACACATCATTCTGCGACACACCGGTATTCGCCGAGCAATAGTCGCTGACCAGCTGGAATACGCTGACCGCCGGGTCGAACACTGCGGCCACATCCGGCAGCCAGGCCGCGTTCTTTCGGATCGCCGGATTCGCCACCTCGAATGCCTCGATCTGCGGGTTGAAGGCGATGCGGATTTGCACCGTATCGTAGTCGTCATTTAGTACCTCTATGCCCATCAGGGCCGCCATCAAGGCCGTCACCCGCTGTTGCCCGTCGATCAGGATGCGCTTGCCGGCCGAGGTGGTGCCGTCCTTCAGCTTGACTGTGTGGTTGCGCCACGCGATCAGATAGCCGACCGGATAGCCCTGATACAGCGAATCCAGCAGGTTGCGCACCTTGGTCGCTTCCCAGACAAACGGTCGCTGGATCTCCGGAATGGCGATCTCGCCGGACTTGATCCAGGTCAGAATGGTTTCGATAGGATGCGGTGTGACGGTATAGCGTTGGGTGGACATTGCGGATCTCGCTAGAGTTGGCCGGAAAAGGCTTGGTGAAGGAGGGATTTTTTCAGGTTGTCGAGGGCAGTCAGCTTTTGCTGGTAGATGGTTTCGAGGCGCTCCCGCTCGTTCGATACGTCTGACATTATTCTCGCCAAAACTCGCTGGACATCTAGGGACGGTATTGCCCCAACGTCTAGTGCCCGAATGTCCTTCATATTGATGTGCTTTACGGTAGCCCCTTTCGAGTGAGCAACCAATCGTTGTTGCATCTGCGGCGTGAGCAACAAGGAGGCAAGGAAGTCAGAATCGAACACCGCCATCTTGGAACGAATCAGAACCGTTCGTTGACCAAGACAGACTTTGAGTCCGTTCGGTATAACTGCTACGTTTCCAGCAGGTGCTTCTCTTGCGAAGATTAAATCGCCCGGTTGTGGAATTGCGCGACGAGTCCAAGCATCGTAGGTTTCTTGTGAAACGCGGTTTACTCCGTCGAGTAGCAGCTTCCCTTTGCCTATATTGGTCGTACGAATTGATGGGAAGCCCACCTTTTGTATCGGTGCAGTCTTGTGTTCGCAATCAACTATCAGCTCACACAACTCGGAGAGTTGCTTTGCAGGCTCCACCCACCCCTCACCCCGCTCCGTGAAAACGGATTGCAGGTGGCTTTCAAACAAGGCGCGGGCGTTCTGGAGGTTCTTTTCGGCGTTGGCTTTGGCGGTGGCGATGCCGTCGAAGGCTTCGTCGAGGATGGCGACGATGCGGTGCTGTTCGAAAGCGGGGGAACTGGAAGCGGTAAAGACTTCACGAATGGAAGCTTTACGCCTTGAACGGTCGCACCGGTTCCCTCTGCGACGATAACGTCTGCAATGCTTTTGAACCACCAGAACAAGAACCGGACCAGCAATACATTGGGATTTCGGGGAATGATGCCGCGAAGGTCTTGATTGATCGCTGTGTCTTGACCGAGTAGGCATACTTTCCCAAGACCAACGCGAGTCGCGATAACAACGTTGCCTGACGGAATGATATTGGTCGCGCTACTCTTAACGGCTTCCTTCGTGATTTGGCACTCTGTCTCAGTAATGACTTCTTGCCGCATATCGCGGACAGTCGCCCAAGGAATTTCTCCCAAATAGTAGGCTGGGTTGTCTTTTGATGGGGTTCCTCCGCCAATGACTTCACAAACGTCGCCGAGATTCTTCGTCTGCCACCCCGCCCTCACCCTCCTACCTCCGCCATCCACTCCTCCAGCTTCTGCCGTAATTCCTCCTTGCCCGGCAGGTAGAGCTGGTATTCCCGGGCGTGAATGTTGGCGTCCCTGGGCAGGGTGATTTCTACCAGCGCCTCGTGTTTTTTCTTGCATAGCACGATGCCGATGCTGGGGTTTTCGCCTTCTATCCTGACGTGGCGGTCGAAGTAATTGACGTACATCTGCATCTGACCGAGATCTTGGTGCGTGAGCTTGCCGAGCTTGAGGTCGATCAGCACATAGCAGCGCAGCAGGCGGTTGTAGAAGACGAGGTCGACGAAGAAATGTTCGTCGTCGAAGCTGAAGCGTTTTTGCCGCGCCTCGAACAGGAAGCCCTTGCCGAGTTCGAGCAGGAACTGGCCGAGGCGGTCGATGATGGCGCTTTCCAGCTCGGATTCGGAATAGCGGCTTTGCTCGGCCAGGCCTAGGAATTCGAGCACCAGCGGTTCCTTGAGCAGGTCTTGCGGCTGGCTGATGAGCTGGCCTTCGCGCGCCAGCTTGCGGATGCCTTCCTTGTCGCGGCTCAGGGCAAGACGTTCGTAGAGGCCGCTGTCGAATTGGCGCTTGAGTTCGCGCAGCGTCCAGCTTTGCTCGGCGGCTTCGATTTCGTAGAAGCTGCGTTCATCGGCGTTCTTGACGCCGAGCAGAAAGACGTAATGCGACCAACTGAGCGAAAAGGGACGGGTGGATTGTCCAGAGCGTGTCTGGACAATCCGGAAGGCCGCGCTGTCTGTCGCATCCTCCCGGTCAGCCAATTGTCCAGACGCTGTCTGGACATTTGCCACACGCTCCGAATAAGCAAGGTAGAAGCTGCGCATGTAGGCAATATTGCTGCGCGCAAAGCCCTTGCCAAACTCATTGGACAGGCGTTCGGCCAAGCTCGTTAGCAACTCTTTACCGTAAGTCGCGCGTTGCTCGCCCTGCTGTTCGTGCTCGACAATATGGCGACCAATCTCGAAATTGGTACGCACCTGCACCAGATCAATGCCACGGGCAATGGTCTGCCGTGCGGCAACGATCAACTCGCGGATGTGTTTGTAGAGTGCGTCCTGACTGGCAACGGCGCGTTTCATAGCAGTTCCCTGATCTTTGCCAGCACCTCCGCACTCTCAACATCCAGCGCGGCGATCTCGTCCATGATGGCCTGCGGGCTGCGGTGGATGACTTCCTCGCTGCCGTTGGGGTTCTTCACCGACAGGTCGAAGGACGCCGTGTCGCCAGCGCCGACTTTTACGCTCCAGCTTTTTGGCGAGTCGGCAAAGGTCTTTTGCAGTTCGACAAACTCGGCGAGGTCGGCGTCGTTGAGCGGGTTGGTCTTGCCCATGTTGCGGCCGGGGTCGAGCTGGTAGTACCAGACCTTGCGCGTCGGCGCGCCCTTCTCGAAGAACAGCACGACGGTCTTGACGCCGGCGCCTTGAAAGGTGCCGCCGGGGCAATCCAGCACGGTGTGCAGGTTGCACGATTCGAGCAGCAGCTTGCGCAGGGAAACCGAGGCGTTGTCGGTGTTCGACAGAAAGGTGTTCTTGATCACCACGCCCGCCCGGCCACCGGCCTTGAGCATCTTGATGAAGTGTTGCAGGAACAGGAAGGCGGTTTCGCCGGTGCGGATGGGGAAGTTCTGCTGCACTTCCTTGCGCTCGCCGCCGCCGAAGGGCGGATTGGCGAGGATCACGTCCATCCGGTCCTTGTCCTGGATGTCGGCGAGGTTCTCGGTCAGGGTGTTGGTGTGGAGGATGTTCGGCGCTTCGATGCCGTGCAGGATCATGTTCATGATCGCAATCACATAGGCCAGCGGCTTCTTCTCCTTGCCGTAGAAGGTGCGTTCTTGCAAGGTCTTGAGATTGTCGGCGGTCAGCCTGATTTGGCCGCGCAGGTAATCGAAGGATTCGCAGAGAAAGCCGGCCGAGCCACAGGCGCCGTCGTAGATGCGTTCGCCAACCCTGGGCTGCACCACCTGCACCATCGCCCGGATCAGCGGGCGCGGGGTGTAGTACTCGCCGCCGTTGCGCCCGGCGTTGCCCATGTTCTTGATCTTGGCTTCGTAGAGGTGCGAGAGTTCGTGCTTCTCGGCCTGCGAGCGGAAGCGCAGTTCGTCGATGTGGTCGATGATCTCGCGCAGGTTGTAGCCGCTCTGGATCTTGTTCTTGATCTCGCCGAATATCTCGCCGATCTTGTATTCGATGGTGTTCGGGCCGCTGGCCTTGAGCTTGAAGCCGTGCAGATAGGGGAACAGCTTGCGATCGACAAACTCGCGCAGGTCGTCGCCGGTCTGCGCCTTGTTGTGGTCGAGCTTGCCGTCTT is a window from the Gammaproteobacteria bacterium genome containing:
- a CDS encoding restriction endonuclease subunit S, translating into MRAGWQTKNLGDVCEVIGGGTPSKDNPAYYLGEIPWATVRDMRQEVITETECQITKEAVKSSATNIIPSGNVVIATRVGLGKVCLLGQDTAINQDLRGIIPRNPNVLLVRFLFWWFKSIADVIVAEGTGATVQGVKLPFVKSLPLPVPPLSNSTASSPSSTKPSTASPPPKPTPKRTSRTPAPCLKATCNPFSRSGVRGGWSLQSNSPSCVS
- a CDS encoding DUF262 domain-containing protein, which codes for MSTQRYTVTPHPIETILTWIKSGEIAIPEIQRPFVWEATKVRNLLDSLYQGYPVGYLIAWRNHTVKLKDGTTSAGKRILIDGQQRVTALMAALMGIEVLNDDYDTVQIRIAFNPQIEAFEVANPAIRKNAAWLPDVAAVFDPAVSVFQLVSDYCSANTGVSQNDVFKIIEKLRGIVHNHVGIIELSENLDIETVTEIFIRVNSAGSPLSQADFAMSKIAVNETFGGNMLRKAIDYFCHLAVAPEFLGKIRKGDKAFVESEFFDKMKWIADVNDDIYDPSYTDMLRVAFTSEFGRGKLQDLVALLSGRNFESKQYEEAIAEESFGKLKNGILAFINKTHFDRITMILRSAGFITSKLINSQNALNFAYILYLRGRAEGIPPADLERAVRRWYAMSVLRGRYSGSPESTFDFDIRQVDSRGVLAFVESVIPNELPDSFWTGMLPQFMDTSSINSPYFICYQAAQAKLGDKGFLSRDITVTDLLLNRADVHHVYPRQYLKDQKLTKGTYNQIANYVVAQSEINIAIGAKPPARYFKELAEQCSGGAKKYGGITDKVEMAANLAANCIPAAILDGEIKQFGAFLEERRKLMALKIKSWFEVL
- a CDS encoding restriction endonuclease subunit S; this translates as MCELIVDCEHKTAPIQKVGFPSIRTTNIGKGKLLLDGVNRVSQETYDAWTRRAIPQPGDLIFAREAPAGNVAVIPNGLKVCLGQRTVLIRSKMAVFDSDFLASLLLTPQMQQRLVAHSKGATVKHINMKDIRALDVGAIPSLDVQRVLARIMSDVSNERERLETIYQQKLTALDNLKKSLLHQAFSGQL
- a CDS encoding DUF1016 family protein, with translation MKRAVASQDALYKHIRELIVAARQTIARGIDLVQVRTNFEIGRHIVEHEQQGEQRATYGKELLTSLAERLSNEFGKGFARSNIAYMRSFYLAYSERVANVQTASGQLADREDATDSAAFRIVQTRSGQSTRPFSLSWSHYVFLLGVKNADERSFYEIEAAEQSWTLRELKRQFDSGLYERLALSRDKEGIRKLAREGQLISQPQDLLKEPLVLEFLGLAEQSRYSESELESAIIDRLGQFLLELGKGFLFEARQKRFSFDDEHFFVDLVFYNRLLRCYVLIDLKLGKLTHQDLGQMQMYVNYFDRHVRIEGENPSIGIVLCKKKHEALVEITLPRDANIHAREYQLYLPGKEELRQKLEEWMAEVGG
- a CDS encoding N-6 DNA methylase, encoding MFEQAFKNIDADLRNEAGCTTELDYTEQTSWLLFLKYLDGLEQDKAMEAELEGKKYAFILDEAYRWSSWAAPKDKDGKLDHNKAQTGDDLREFVDRKLFPYLHGFKLKASGPNTIEYKIGEIFGEIKNKIQSGYNLREIIDHIDELRFRSQAEKHELSHLYEAKIKNMGNAGRNGGEYYTPRPLIRAMVQVVQPRVGERIYDGACGSAGFLCESFDYLRGQIRLTADNLKTLQERTFYGKEKKPLAYVIAIMNMILHGIEAPNILHTNTLTENLADIQDKDRMDVILANPPFGGGERKEVQQNFPIRTGETAFLFLQHFIKMLKAGGRAGVVIKNTFLSNTDNASVSLRKLLLESCNLHTVLDCPGGTFQGAGVKTVVLFFEKGAPTRKVWYYQLDPGRNMGKTNPLNDADLAEFVELQKTFADSPKSWSVKVGAGDTASFDLSVKNPNGSEEVIHRSPQAIMDEIAALDVESAEVLAKIRELL